Proteins from one Tetrapisispora phaffii CBS 4417 chromosome 8, complete genome genomic window:
- the TPHA0H02910 gene encoding uncharacterized protein (similar to Saccharomyces cerevisiae GDS1 (YOR355W); ancestral locus Anc_7.34), producing the protein MALTNSRPFQLPTSSDDNEILLNNTSPVFQASALGFNSHMDPLTATAADVFPVPTQDNGINSGSSQKGKASSNNSAKDGKIKKEPKEKDSLSIVFSKIIPVTDERPMPTDRSSPLDDEVLHRVFIILWEKDPDQKGMTVKQLCDHLLEKNPEMSNLSTKLSNLISAKLNAYVKKIEKGEKTLTYALFRDWSDSSPRRMLYVYKGILRSDYKEHAQAALAKIRQQQQLEEKLNPKDDDKKLASRKDSKKNSKAENKKVMKNDDKILGSLSSVNGEINSNQFLVDQNNVSFGQKISMANNINFTLSNDFNIPYSTSPVSANLTPRGPARLNSPMVSPSSTVTSNQSPKKNSVYNKKRPSVSDDLEKGGKGDNKKQKVVNSKLNNEQSVSNSNSNGISTMNGSPVPYITAAAAAPKLSKYSTKDGFKSNSASSIGFLSAIQKVITTQTPIEPSSDSSRQSSNCSTGPSTPGGGTNNSVAISSWVQKVRSGFLIQDIESPETLSLEDLDSFFK; encoded by the coding sequence ATGGCGTTAACAAATTCAAGACCATTTCAATTACCTACTTCTTCGGACGacaatgaaatattattgaataatacATCTCCTGTCTTCCAAGCAAGTGCACTAGGGTTCAATTCACACATGGACCCACTTACCGCTACTGCCGCGGACGTATTTCCTGTTCCGACACAGGACAATGGTATTAATTCAGGTTCCAGTCAAAAAGGTAAGGCAAGTAGTAATAATAGTGCAAAAGATGGAAAGATCAAGAAAGAGCCTAAGGAAAAGGATTCTCTTTCCATTGTGTTTTCAAAGATTATTCCCGTTACAGATGAGAGACCGATGCCAACAGATAGAAGTTCTCCGCTGGATGACGAAGTTCTGCATAGAGTTTTCATAATTTTATGGGAAAAGGATCCAGATCAAAAAGGTATGACAGTTAAGCAACTGTGCGACCACCTCTTAGAGAAAAATCCAGAAATGTCCAATTTATCAACCAAACTTTCCAATTTGATTTCAGCAAAATTAAATGCATAcgtgaaaaaaattgagaaaGGTGAAAAGACACTAACATACGCTCTTTTCAGAGACTGGTCAGATTCTTCCCCACGAAGAATGTTATATGTTTACAAAGGTATCTTAAGATCGGATTATAAAGAACATGCTCAAGCCGCTCTTGCTAAAATTAgacaacagcaacaactggaggaaaaattaaatccaaaggatgatgataaaaagTTAGCATCTAGGAAAGattcaaaaaagaattcTAAGgctgaaaataaaaaagttaTGAAGAATGACGACAAAATCTTAGGATCCTTAAGTAGTGTAAATGGCGAAATTAACAGCAACCAATTTTTAGTAGACCAAAATAACGTTTCCTTTGGTCAAAAAATTAGTATGgctaataatattaatttcacACTAAGTAACGATTTCAATATCCCTTATTCTACATCTCCAGTCTCTGCTAATTTGACTCCAAGAGGTCCAGCTCGTTTAAATTCACCAATGGTGTCTCCAAGTAGTACAGTTACCAGTAACCAATCTCCAAAAAAGAATTCagtttataataaaaagagaCCCTCAGTCTCTGATGATTTAGAGAAAGGTGGTAAAGGAGATAATAAAAAGCAAAAAGTAGTTAATTCTAAACTGAATAATGAACAGTCAGTTTCCAATTCTAACTCTAATGGCATTTCTACAATGAATGGATCACCTGTGCCATATATAACTGCAGCAGCGGCGGCTCCTAAActatcaaaatattcaactAAAGATGGTTTCAAATCAAATTCAGCTTCTTCAATCGGGTTCTTATCTGCCATACAAAAAGTAATTACTACTCAAACTCCAATTGAACCGAGCTCGGATTCTAGTCGCCAGTCTAGCAACTGTTCTACCGGTCCTTCAACACCAGGAGGTGGAACTAACAACTCTGTTGCTATCAGTTCTTGGGTTCAAAAGGTAAGAAGTGGCTTTTTAATACAGGATATTGAATCTCCAGAAACTTTATCCTTAGAGGATTTGGATagttttttcaaataa
- the CLN3 gene encoding cyclin CLN3 (similar to Saccharomyces cerevisiae CLN3 (YAL040C); ancestral locus Anc_7.36) yields the protein MSHTISNKNDRMLNTSQRGISHLAYFSHVRRNVTKVKSQNPNLLKREYENHTQSVMEYSGSLLNHLIQVEENQTGVRPNLASFNAQPQINEKMRILIVDFLMCCHVRLKLCSSTLFLALDILNRYSSKFILKCNDYQLIALTALWLSSKYWDSKNRIPNLNVLTSLCCNQYTATQFKEIEWHLLSCLDWSILNNPTPDYFIDLLLLLKNNKNYSPLALQHGITNIDEIRAGALLLSELAAFDMKLSYKYNSSAIALAAITVSALALKFYDTNNWENYRLETSDSNLIKICDEILKLAINNESIPSSFQFKYLSDSASPSNIVSKKLMESFSNYHVELQMSELYNSKEFQILTNSQIDNIANYDDFNQINEYQSNMHKYNDIADVNQINNNQFYFSDDNEENEKTNTSNNSTNISNNFASSPDIFLSSNNDAVNGTDKDFLANSLFQPFFLLPLTPTTPTLFQVDGKSQFPPNIDISRRPTISKPALANTNSRYTRKKSTPTGFPSSSTGTAKNRPFLKTHYKRSSSTMDIDFFSSEMDLKKTHSR from the coding sequence ATGTCTCATAccatatcaaataaaaatgatagGATGCTCAATACTTCACAACGTGGTATATCTCATTTGGCATATTTCTCGCATGTTAGAAGAAATGTGACTAAGGTAAAGTCACAAAAtccaaatttattaaaaagagaATATGAGAATCATACTCAATCCGTTATGGAATATAGTGGTTCTTTATTGaatcatttaattcaagTGGAAGAAAACCAGACTGGTGTCCGTCCAAATTTGGCAAGTTTCAATGCCCAACCTCAGATCAACGAAAAAATGAGAATCTTAATCGTTGATTTCTTAATGTGCTGCCATGTTAGATTAAAATTGTGTTCATCCACTTTGTTCTTAGCATTGGATATCTTAAATAGATATTCATCTAAGTTCATATTGAAATGCAACGATTATCAATTGATCGCTTTAACCGCTTTATGGTTAAGTTCTAAATATTGGGattcaaaaaatagaatTCCAAATTTAAACGTCTTAACCAGTTTATGTTGCAATCAATATACGGCTACTCAATTTAAGGAAATTGAATGGCACTTATTAAGCTGCTTGGATTGGTCAATTTTGAACAACCCAACTCCTGATTACttcattgatttattattgttgttaaagaataataaaaattattcacCACTTGCATTACAACATGGTATTACCAATATCGATGAAATCAGAGCAGGTGCGTTACTATTATCTGAATTGGCTGCTTTCGACATGAAATTATCATACAAATACAATTCTTCCGCTATTGCTCTCGCTGCCATTACTGTCAGTGCATTAGCTTTGAAGTTTTACGATACTAACAATTGGGAAAATTATCGTTTGGAAACTTCAGAttcaaatttgattaaaatTTGCGATgagattttgaaattggcTATTAATAACGAATCGATTCCATCAAGTTTCCAGTTCAAATATTTGAGCGATTCTGCATCTCCTTCTAACATTGTTAGCAAAAAGCTAATGGAATCATTTTCGAATTATCATGTTGAATTACAAATGAgtgaattatataattcaaaagaatttCAGATTTTAACAAATTCTCAAATTGATAACATTGCCAATTATGATGACTTTAACCAAATCAATGAATACCAGTCAAATATgcataaatataatgacaTCGCAGATgttaatcaaattaataataatcagttttatttttcagatGATAAcgaagaaaatgaaaaaacaaatacatcaaataattctacaaacatatcaaataattttgcaTCTTCCCCAGATATCTTCTTATCATCGAATAATGATGCTGTAAATGGAACTGACAAAGATTTTCTAgcaaattcattatttcaGCCATTCTTCCTTTTACCATTAACTCCAACTACACCAACGTTGTTCCAAGTTGATGGTAAATCACAATTTCCtccaaatattgatatatcaAGGAGACCAACCATCAGCAAACCTGCTCTTGCAAATACCAATAGTAGATATACACGCAAGAAATCAACCCCAACTGGATTTCCATCTAGCAGTACTGGTACTGCAAAAAATCGTCCATTTCTTAAGACTCATTACAAAAGATCATCTTCCACTATggatattgattttttttcatcagAAATGGATCTTAAAAAAACTCATAGTAGATAA
- the TPHA0H02930 gene encoding endoplasmic reticulum-Golgi intermediate compartment family protein (similar to Saccharomyces cerevisiae ERV46 (YAL042W); ancestral locus Anc_7.31) — translation MSSKKREDNLLAYDVFTKVEEDIRIRTRTGGLITLICIGVTFLLLISEWFQFKKVISKPELVIDRDYQSKLELNIDVTFPYIPCDLLNLDILDDSGNVQLDIDLEEASSNFVKTRLNNRGEVIGKAKKFKITDDLGEYAPEDKENYCGSCYGSKDQTKNEDIEKITDKVCCNSCEDVRQAYSEAGWAFFDGKNIEQCEREGYVKTINERLSEGCRVKGEALLNKIHGNLHFAPGKAFQNRRGHFHDTSLFNQHKNLNFQHVINHLSFGKPIRQLVTSNFQDTMSDSLRAQTAPIDGHQAFIQDNTGDSDSASTTIAAHDYQFIYYAEIISTRFEYLKGDLEETSQLTVTSHYKKIGYQNGQDYMQGMQSRSGIPGLYIDFEVSPLKVINKEQYSTSWSGYLLKTITSIGGILAVGTVIDKVVYATQTALKQASIVKARK, via the coding sequence ATGTCTAGTAAGAAGAGAGAAGACAATCTATTAGCGTACGATGTATTTACCAAAGTCGAAGAAGATATACGTATAAGAACAAGGACTGGTGGGTTAATAACCTTGATCTGTATCGGCGTGACGTTTCTACTGTTGATAAGCGAGTGGTTTCAATTTAAAAAGGTGATTTCAAAACCAGAGTTGGTTATAGATAGAGACTATCAAAGTAAATTGGAATTGAACATCGATGTTACATTTCCTTATATTCCATGTgatttgttaaatttgGACATTCTAGATGATTCCGGTAATGTTCAGTTAGATATTGATTTGGAAGAAGCCAGTAGTAACTTCGTAAAGACTAGATTGAACAATAGAGGCGAAGTTATTGGTAAAGCtaagaaattcaaaatcacAGATGATTTAGGTGAGTATGCCCCAGAAGATAAGGAAAACTATTGTGGATCTTGTTATGGGTCTAAAGATCAAACTAAAAACGAAgacattgaaaaaatcaCGGACAAAGTATGTTGTAATTCTTGTGAAGACGTTCGTCAAGCCTACTCTGAAGCTGGTTGGGCTTTTTTTGACGGCAAAAATATCGAGCAATGTGAAAGAGAAGGATACGTTAAAACTATCAACGAGAGACTAAGCGAAGGTTGCCGTGTTAAAGGTGAAGCTCTTCTAAATAAAATCCACGGTAATTTACATTTTGCCCCAGGTAAAGCATTCCAGAACAGAAGAGGACATTTCCATGATACCTCGCTATTTAACCAACATAAGAACTTGAATTTCCAACATGTGATAAACCACTTAAGTTTTGGCAAACCAATCAGACAATTGGTGACAAGCAATTTCCAAGATACCATGTCAGACTCCCTTAGGGCGCAAACTGCGCCAATTGACGGCCACCAAGCATTCATTCAAGACAACACTGGAGACAGCGATAGCGCCTCCACAACCATAGCCGCGCACGACTACCAGTTCATCTACTACGCAGAAATCATCTCTACCAGATTCGAATACTTAAAAGGGGATCTAGAAGAGACGTCTCAATTGACTGTCACGTCCCATTATAAGAAAATAGGTTACCAAAACGGACAAGACTATATGCAAGGCATGCAGTCCCGTTCCGGTATCCCTGGTCTGTACATTGACTTCGAAGTCTCCCCATTGAAAGTCATTAACAAAGAGCAGTACTCAACCTCTTGGTCAGGCTACCTTTTGAAGACTATAACAAGTATAGGTGGTATCCTAGCCGTGGGAACCGTCATCGACAAAGTCGTCTACGCGACCCAAACCGCTCTGAAACAAGCAAGCATTGTCAAGGCAAGGAAGTAG
- the TPHA0H02900 gene encoding uncharacterized protein (ancestral locus Anc_7.35), translating into MKREINTTQPGDFKKAVSLDSKITATYNGYYPEDYKTSIDVIDVPNTEKEKLNFFDKYVLRRKPCKIIGVSSEGFPLKELQFENIKNTLNENEILQIEKKANGGFGSGNKRLKLKFGEFIDEITKNQQTDLYLTTQYYEDDPENGNYSSDEEEKDQIIDEKFNTNFSDNESLVNLNDLHDDFDELEQCNGNSEDEENVEDQIIEDQLRLKELYQPPMTNLVKTLPETPDFLDYLIPQQINLWVGATSKQDNINFTESFKPDSSDKWMGLGRNIPGDGSSSGLHHDHADNLYIPIDGYKRFTLFSPGDAAKMYLVGDIKRVFNSGLIDYIHNEKAPFWRELRADGAIVAETYKKILNDKSIELDDKQKNEYEDFVRKDFLASTELTDKGTLNTDPASFSTIPPSFIHLDEIENEVTKKAMDELIDKKWPLFKKANRIEVNVKPGEMLYLPTGWFHEVTSYGADNKKIKNKNNVHVSVNYWFIPPDGNSIENIYANADNYWPTDYKRTKEALKRIREAVK; encoded by the coding sequence ATGAAGAGAGAAATTAATACTACGCAGCCTGgagattttaaaaaagcAGTATCTCTAGATAGTAAAATCACAGCTACTTATAATGGATACTACCCAGAGGACTATAAAACATCAATTGATGTTATTGATGTTCCTAATACTGAGAAAGAAAAActgaatttttttgataagtATGTTTTACGAAGAAAACCTTGCAAAATTATTGGCGTTTCTTCAGAAGGATTCccattaaaagaattacaatttgagaatattaaaaacactctaaatgaaaatgaaattttacaaatCGAAAAGAAAGCAAATGGTGGTTTTGGTAGTGGTAATAAACGTTTGAAACTAAAATTTGGTGAATTCATTGATGAGATAACTAAAAATCAACAAACTGATTTATATCTAACAACTCAATACTATGAAGATGATCCAGAAAATGGTAATTATTCttctgatgaagaagaaaaagatcaAATCATTGATGAAAAGTTCAATACTAATTTTTCCGACAATGAATCTTTAGTGAATTTAAATGACTTACATGATGATTTTGATGAGTTAGAACAATGTAATGGAAATtctgaagatgaagaaaatgtGGAAGATCAGATAATTGAAGATCAACTGAGACTCAAAGAATTATATCAACCTCCAATGACTAACTTGGTTAAAACTTTACCGGAAACTCCAGATTTTCTAGACTATCTAATTCCTCAGCAGATTAACCTTTGGGTGGGTGCAACTTCAAAACAAGacaatattaattttactGAAAGTTTCAAACCAGACTCTTCAGATAAATGGATGGGCCTTGGTAGAAATATTCCTGGTGACGGTTCATCATCTGGGTTACACCATGATCATGCTGATAATCTTTATATCCCAATAGATGGGTATAAACGCTTTACTTTATTTTCTCCAGGTGACGCAGCGAAGATGTATCTAGTTGGAGATATTAAAAGAGTGTTTAATAGTGGCTTGATTGATTATATCCATAATGAAAAAGCACCCTTTTGGAGAGAATTGAGAGCAGATGGAGCTATTGTTGCAGAAacttataaaaaaatattaaatgacaagtcaattgaattagatgataaacaaaaaaatgaatatgaaGATTTCGTCAGAAAAGATTTTTTAGCATCAACTGAACTCACTGATAAAGGAACTTTAAATACAGATCCTGCATCATTTTCTACTATCCCACCTTCATTTATCCATTtagatgaaattgaaaatgaagttACGAAAAAAGCAATGGATGAACTGATTGATAAGAAATGGccattatttaaaaaagcCAATCGTATTGAAGTTAATGTAAAACCAGGCGAAATGTTATATTTACCTACTGGTTGGTTCCATGAAGTAACTTCTTATGGTGCTgacaacaaaaaaattaaaaataaaaataacgTACATGTTTCAGTCAATTATTGGTTTATTCCGCCTGATggaaattcaattgaaaacatATATGCTAACGCTGATAATTATTGGCCAACTGATTACAAAAGAACGAAAGAAGCATTGAAGAGAATACGTGAAGCAGTCAAATAG
- the CDC24 gene encoding Rho family guanine nucleotide exchange factor CDC24 (similar to Saccharomyces cerevisiae CDC24 (YAL041W); ancestral locus Anc_7.32) yields the protein MSSTSRVPSSTVIMSNVMNTNVTAQDSLYHICITIKRRLEALPQLKPYLNLAYSSSELLCERQSLLLSQKQQQKKDNGHASIQSNSSIGGDSSASNGNSTSNGTAVSANGRTSLSSTLSTKDDMFMDSTINTSSGLSRSTTLNTTNTTGSNNNIEDTLLTFSMGILPITENCDPVTQLSQLFQQGSPLCIIFNAVQSQVKLPVVSSDDLKICKKSIYDFILGCKQQLAFNDEELFTISDVFANTTGQLMKVLDVVETLIDSAPNVFPSAKHILAEETKKLNEEMASQKASKNNESYNKIMKEFVATERKYVNDLEILDVYRQQLLDSNSITSEELYMLFPNLSETIDFQRRFLVSLEINAKVEPTKQRIGALFMHSKFFFKLYEPWSIGQNAAIDFLSNNLDRFQDTEFVIKTKLELQSFLYKPVQRLCRYPLLLKELLQRSQSNTNIKELEMALEIAKGIARSINDNQRRTENHEVVKKLYGRVVNWKGYRIAKFGELLYFDKVSISTSNSSESEKEFEVYLFEKIIILFSEVSQKKPASLSLKKKTTASSLSLNLNNSHSTNSTSSFMNEPKLDLRGRILIMNLNTINAEGSRSLDITWESPKEQGNFILKFKNEEIRDNWSSCLQELVRNIRTESFRNSSSHENRTSLQSPTLVRDTHNSIMSVGSSQIKRVSDLLPKNSSSFGQEYRSVSDNYKSSIPESALLIRIAYNSDFYTILIELDATISELLQTIKRKLSHSGVITKIKYQDEDGDYVILESEDDWIVAKEMLRENNDQILNVCAFN from the coding sequence ATGAGTTCGACTTCGAGAGTTCCGTCGTCGACGGTTATAATGAGCAATGTCATGAACACAAACGTCACTGCTCAGGATTCGTTATATCACATCTgtattacaattaaaagaCGATTAGAGGCGCTGCCTCAGCTGAAACCTTATTTGAATCTAGCATATTCTTCGAGTGAATTGTTGTGTGAAAGACAATCGTTGTTATTATCTCAAAAACAGCAACAGAAGAAGGACAACGGACATGCGAGTATACAATCGAATAGTTCAATTGGCGGTGATAGTTCCGCTAGCAATGGGAACAGCACCAGCAATGGTACGGCTGTCTCTGCTAATGGCAGAACAAGTTTGAGTTCCACGTTGAGTACAAAGGATGATATGTTTATGGATTCGACGATCAATACTTCCTCTGGTTTATCTAGATCCACCACTCTGAATACAACTAACACAACTGgtagtaataataacatagAAGATACTTTGCTGACTTTCAGTATGGGTATTCTACCGATCACTGAGAATTGTGACCCAGTTACACAACTGTCACAATTGTTTCAACAAGGCTCACCTCtatgtattattttcaacGCTGTACAAAGTCAAGTTAAATTACCTGTAGTCTCTTCAgatgatttgaaaatatgtAAAAAATCCAtttatgattttattttgggTTGTAAACAACAACTAGCGTTcaatgatgaagaattattcACAATTTCAGACGTATTCGCAAATACTACGGGACAGTTGATGAAAGTACTAGATGTTGTCGAAACATTGATCGACTCTGCACCAAATGTTTTCCCATCTGCTAAACATATTTTGGCAGAAGAaactaaaaaattaaatgaagaaatgGCATCACAAAAAgcttcaaaaaataatgaatcttataataaaatcatgAAAGAATTTGTTGCCACTGAGAGAAAATATGTTaatgatttagaaatttTAGATGTGTATAGACAACAATTACTGGATAGCAATTCTATAACATCAGAAGAATTGTATATGTTATTTCCAAACTTATCAGAAACTATTGATTTTCAAAGACGTTTTTTGGTTTCCTTAGAAATTAATGCTAAAGTTGAACCAACAAAACAGAGAATAGGCGCATTGTTTATGCATTCTAagtttttcttcaaattatatGAACCTTGGTCCATTGGTCAAAACGCTGCTATTGATTTcctttcaaataatttggATCGTTTCCAAGATACCGAATTTGTAATTAAAACAAAGTTAGAACTACAGTCATTTTTGTATAAGCCTGTTCAAAGACTCTGTAGATATCCCTTACTGTTGAAAGAACTGTTACAACGTTCACAAAGCAATACTAACATTAAAGAATTGGAAATGGCATTAGAAATTGCTAAAGGTATTGCAAGAAGCATCAATGATAATCAAAGAAGAACTGAAAACCATGAAGTCGTTAAAAAGTTATATGGACGTGTTGTTAATTGGAAAGGTTACAGAATTGCCAAATTTGGTgagttattatattttgataagGTTTCTATATCTACTAGTAATTCTTCCGAATCTGAGAAGGAATTCGAAGTTTacttatttgaaaaaatcattatcCTTTTTTCTGAAGTTTCTCAGAAAAAACCTGCatcattatctttaaagaagaagacaACAGCTTCatctttatcattaaacTTAAACAATTCACATTCTACCAACTCCACTTCAAGTTTCATGAATGAACCTAAGTTGGATTTAAGAGGTAGAATTTTAATTATGAATTTGAATACAATTAATGCCGAAGGCTCACGATCCTTAGATATTACTTGGGAATCTCCAAAAGAACAAGGTAactttattttgaaatttaaaaacGAAGAAATAAGGGATAATTGGTCATCTTGCTTACAAGAATTAGTCCGTAACATAAGAACAGAATCATTCCGAAATTCTAGTAGTCATGAAAATAGAACTTCTCTTCAATCACCAACCCTTGTCAGGGATACTCATAATAGTATTATGTCAGTAGGAAGTAGCCAAATTAAAAGAGTTTCAGATTTATTACCTAAAAACTCAAGTTCTTTTGGTCAAGAATACAGATCAGTTTCAGATAATTATAAGAGTTCCATTCCAGAGTCTGCATTGTTGATCCGTATTGCCTATAACTCTGATTTCTATACTATTCTAATAGAATTAGATGCAACTATTAGCGAATTGTTGCAAACAATTAAGAGGAAACTAAGTCATTCAGGCGTCATCACTAAGATTAAATACCAAGATGAAGATGGTGATTATGTTATTTTAGAATCAGAAGACGACTGGATAGTTGCAAAGGAGATGCTGAGAGAGAATAACGATCAAATCTTAAATGTCTGTGCTTTTAACTAA
- the MNE1 gene encoding Mne1p (similar to Saccharomyces cerevisiae MNE1 (YOR350C); ancestral locus Anc_7.42) encodes MVIRNKTNIASDIIGITNRVLNISKNNAPSPVSYINQNININNVDKNTDIWIKNCLSTKIKHAKNDSITLLIPKVLQKLQHLRTSDHNDSYFRLLAKLKATDINWVTRNNNSIGTSVYLPIEFYNELSIMLKKLASKDVDYTTKMALAKYSLKMIKTYNTIISDRCISNNYRFYRDCITCICNTESVLLLHETIRYFKEKNLPEFLTHYANLTFYHKTSEITKLLEYLEFYIYHEKFKITADQRDLLEPIFLNVIKKLTLLNAEEESIILLKYMKKWSININDHDKSVLLDLCEKKGSFKLKKEIVSFDSMDNSQNLIIDWKILQSSDSVEKIMIDLNNRNINPFNSAGEYTFLQLCFNDRDQNIEFWNQYITRNIVASTLSTPLKVLYLQSLLSYLVSSGMKFQDVLSILNYLSVDLRSNELFLLTTNLKGMEKSTSFNILFKLLERRPSAKLTSQTLLGFLEKYHNELNYTISCSNYISLFKTALSNNDTETIYYFLLKYLILEGDTLYLNDAEKSWKLPDEIEMFFRSNEIPKEAIKFLDKIHLYANNSKKENEFSEATVLGEFGNKGIYPLTEENIRSNNYRSIMMNEDNELYFSSYHSYYYTDDKKLDTKLKSFLSNLTPLQSKL; translated from the coding sequence ATGGTTATACGaaataaaactaatatTGCTTCAGATATTATCGGCATAACAAACAGAGTTTTAAATATTAGTAAAAACAATGCACCATCACCTGTCTCATACATAAATCAAAAcatcaatattaataatgtcGATAAGAATACCGATATTTGgataaaaaattgtttgTCAACTAAGATTAAACATGCTAAGAATGACTCAATAACGTTACTTATACCTAAAGTTCTGCAGAAATTACAACACTTGAGGACCTCTGACCATAATGATTCATATTTTAGGTTACTTGCAAAGTTAAAAGCGACTGATATAAACTGGGTTACTcgaaataataattcaatagGAACATCTGTATACTTACCAATTGAATTCTATAATGAACTTTCTATAATGCTTAAAAAATTAGCCTCTAAAGACGTGGATTATACAACAAAAATGGCTTTAGCTaaatattctttgaaaatgataaaaactTATAATACCATTATAAGTGACAGATGCATCTCAAATAATTATAGATTTTATAGAGACTGCATAACCTGCATTTGTAATACTGAATCAGTTTTATTACTTCATGAAACAATACGATATTTTAAGGAAAAAAACCTACCAGAATTTCTTACTCATTATGcaaatttaactttttatCATAAGACTTCagaaataacaaaattattggaaTACTTggaattttatatttatcatgAAAAGTTTAAGATTACAGCTGATCAAAGAGATTTGTTGGAAcctatatttttaaatgtaaTTAAAAAGCTTACGTTATTAAAtgctgaagaagaaagtaTCATTTTGTTAAAATACATGAAAAAATGgtctataaatattaatgatcACGATAAGTCTGTCTTGTTAGATTTATGTGAAAAAAAAGGTTCCTTTAAACTGAAAAAGGAGATTGTCTCATTTGACTCAATGGACAATTCTCAGAATTTGATTATTGACTGGAAGATATTGCAGAGTTCTGATTCAGTAGAGAAAATTATGATAGACTTAAATAATCGAAATATCAACCCTTTTAATAGTGCTGGCGAATACACGTTTCTACAATTATGTTTTAATGATAGAGaccaaaatattgaattttggAACCAGTATATTACAAGAAATATAGTAGCATCGACTTTATCTACTCCTTTGAAAGTTTTATATTTGCAATCTCTGCTATCATACCTGGTAAGTTCAGGaatgaaatttcaagatGTTTTAAGCATATTAAACTATTTATCAGTTGATTTAAGATCAAATGAACTCTTTTTATTGACTACTAATTTAAAAGGAATGGAAAAATCTACcagttttaatattttatttaagcTGTTAGAAAGACGACCATCCGCAAAATTAACTTCTCAAACTCTTTTAGGATTTTTAGAGAAATACCATAATGAACTAAATTACACAATATCATGCAGCAACTATATTTCGCTATTCAAAACGGCATtatctaataatgataCTGAAACtatctattattttctattgaaatatttgatattagaAGGTGATACGCTTTATCTGAATGATGCCGAAAAAAGCTGGAAGTTACCGGATGAGATAGAAATGTTTTTCAGATCCAATGAAATTCCTAAAGAAGCTATCAAATTCCTTGATAAGATCCATTTGTATGCCAATAATTCAAAGAAGGAAAATGAATTTTCAGAAGCGACTGTCCTCGGTGAATTTGGCAACAAAGGAATATATCCTTTGactgaagaaaatattagatctaataattatagatcgataatgatgaatgaagataatgaGCTATACTTTTCATCGTATCatagttattattatacaGATGACAAGAAACTTGatacaaaattaaaatccTTTCTTTCCAATTTGACACCTCTACAATCGAAACTATAA